The genomic stretch gcacaagttagcatttcagatgtacatttatgTTATAAAAACGCCCAAAATCACATACCATTAACTAACGTAATCGTGTGTTAATTATTTGGATGTTTCATGGGtacagaggtttctctgtgttgttgtggtcagatatcaacacagatgtgtacaggaaatgcatcatgggtagGATGGGGCGGGATATGATGCACAgttatgatggacaagacacgGGCGAATCCGGTCTCTGTCAGCAGAGAGGTTTgacgtgctgtgaaagtaaaacaatcTGGGGCCGGTGACTATCCttgacagcaaaggggttaaagatattttggatgaaaaccgggaggcctgtgacCATCCCATATACtgccaaggtccagaaaagcaccatcggaattacccatctgccatcagtggatgaACCGTAACGTTAGGAAGCGAGGAGAACATatgcttgtggcgcggctgacacagaagaacgtacacagtctgactactccgaggatgcttttctggaccttgacagtgcatttTACTTGGCAGCCTGTGGGCCaaatcacaagcctcctggttttcatccaaaataagtggggttccgaagatgaacgaagctcttatgggttcggaacgacttgggggcaagtgatgacgatcttcattttggggtggagtatccctttagtaTTGAAACCGCCCAAGATGTTGCACAAGTGACAAACCAAAAAAGGTCATTCACTGGGAGTCAATTCGTCAATGATTTTTCAGAATTCTAACTGACCTGCTACTGCACAAAAAACCCCTTACGTCAGTACAGGTTCGGCACACCAAATACTAAACTTAAGCGATGCCTGCCGTTTTCCTAAAATGTAAAGCCTATAAATAACCCATCTGAAGGTGGAAAACGTGGTGCCAGTGTTGATACTGGGAGTGCGCTTCtattgtacatggatttaaaaagcATGAGAGATGTCAACAAAGAGCATTAGGAAACAAATTTAACTGATCAAACCTATTTGGGGGATGCAAGGGGGaaattaaactgctcatttgAAGTTACCAACACGAAGAAAATCAAGTTCACTGCATAAGATGCACGCAAAAATCTGCAGTGCTTCAAGGAAGTGGACGTTCACGCAGAACTCTTTTGGCACAAGTGCCAATTAACAGAATTCCCTTTACAGCATCATGGGCAATGTATTCCACCTTTACAGTACTCCTAAAAAAGGGAGCTCACAGCAGGTCCCTTTAAAAGGTTTATTAACTTCCCTAACGAGAAAAGGGAGCCTTTCCTTCTGGCAAGAGAATAGGTACAGTAGGACTACCCACTTCCTCGCACAAAATCAATTGGTTAAACTAGACAAGAAAAACAGAAACGAGAATAAGTTTGCTCCCCCACATTTATTGAAGACCAGCTAAAGTCTTCTTGTGCTCTTGAACCACTACAGGACCGAGCGAGGCCTTCCCTTCCCACCGAAGGCCTAGAAAAAGCAGACACCAAAGTTAAGTGCTTGAAGGGTCAAAAACCAAGCTTAAAAGCACCTTCCTACCTCCAAAAGGAGAAGCAgcagttccaccatcaggaccacatgttgagtcacagcaaccacaaacctggttgttcccatcagcagcaagccacctgcaatacgaaaaatcagacatggcacctttaatgtattcgtaagtggcatgaacatacccattggcaaaggaacaggatttgtggagcgcgtcactaggtgcagaagcaagagtggccttcagaacacacgtcatgtagatctgcaagagacaccacgggtaaggggacacaaaccaaagcaaatgggagaggtcattctccaacactcataatacatacagaaggactggatcccccctggaacatgaaggcctccagctggaaccggattttgtcttcctgggatcgaggcatgaagcgcgagctggaagcggtgaccttggcatccacaaGACATCTAAGGAGTAAAAAGTAGTTGTCAGGGACAAAGCGGTTACAAGGAGCAAACTCGAGAACAAGTCAACTCTGCAGCATCTTGGTGACATGAACACacccatgattctcaatgaacaaatatctcggaagggcgttcacatcaggtacttgggtggccacacagctgtccacaaacacacgcagagggacgtggttgtataccttcacagatgcctcaacattaataacgtcacccaggaagtaagagtttgaaggcctctcataggaccagtcatctgcaagagggaAGAACTGCTTAGGCACAGCCTCGTTCAGAAGGCAGAAGGTCTAGAGAAACTGCACAAACCAGTCATGAGCTTCAGGGAGAACACCAAGACTTCTTCACCAGCCTCCGTTGAGGCATAAGGGACCCAAGTTGGCTTCAAGGCACTACTGCTGACATTTTGAAACCTGCAGTTCAAGAAGTGACCAATTAAATGGGCTTCCAGTTCCACCACTGCAAGCAATGCCACAAGTCACAAAAGGTCGCTTACCTTTGATAGTGGCATTGAACTCCAATAACTGCACCACCTGCACGGGTAATCGGAGTGCCAGCAAACGCCTCAGGAGTGTAGGTAAGGGcaaaggtgtagacaagctcatccTTGGTCATCTATAGGAGACTGACGTTGTTACCAAGAGGGTTCTCCGAAAAAGAGAACCCATTCCAAAAGGCATCTTAGCAAGTCATGCCATAACACTTGGTTACCCGAGTAAGCAGTTATTAAGAGTCTTTCCCACTATAAGAGAACCGTCCCATGGATGGTTCCCTGAATCTAGAACGTCGATACCAAAACAAGGGCCCCATTTTTAGTAGGGTTCAATAAATCTAGTAACACTTAACAGCTCTTACCATCAAGACACTGTTGCAGTCCTGCAGTTCATTCTCAAAGAAGAGCACCTTAGAGCCTGGGACCAAACCGACAACAGGACATCCTCCCAGAGTCAgaccagatggctggatcagttcaccattgctaaacaagtcctgctgtacctccacatgaatccggttctcaccgcattgaatagctacactactgggggtcacaggttgcctcaaatggaaatccaccgccatctcactcggcacttctggaacaatgggaaacctccagtccaaaggcttcactggaccctgcaacacctgcttctcctgaagaccaagaggctcTTGTGCAAATCCTCTGTAGTCGAGACTCTGAAACGGAGAGGCCTTCTGCAAAGTGTTCCCGAGCACTTGAGAAGAAACAGGCACTCTGGAAGCTGGATATGATTGATGCTTCTTGCTTTTTGGACTTTGACTGGAACTCAAACTTCCAATAGCATTCTTCagatcaaacaccacaagcacaacCGGCACTAACAGACATTGCAAAAGACCCATCCTGACAAACGTTAACACAATACCCACCAGTGCTCGTCTTTGACATTAAGTACAGCTTTGAATTTAAgcggctcctcccctttcagcttgattgattacctttggacctccaaaggtctctgggcctgtaattaacaaatgagaacgttctggaatgtcactagccaatggaaggcttgataaggatctgagattttcatctacacttattcacaattttacaattaaagtttgaaaGTGTGTTTATGATAGACaaagaatgtcattaaaaaagcgcctgatatgactcaaataatagagaatattcataaaaatctctctctctcttttttaaagagtttttagtttatcattggaaaagatttggaaaaatgtagaattacatcacttgctccccagtgaatgggtggcatcaaaacgaaagtccaaagagctattataaatatcaaaataatccacaagtaattcacatcaattacggtcttgtgaagggaaaggttgtctgtttataagaaacaaatccatcgttgagaaattcaaatgatTGCTTCCGGCCAAAATATGATCTCATAATCCCaactaaaggtgccatagaatgcattgatacaatattttaaattagatctacataaaaaggtacgtggcttgggtatgggcaaaaattctctggaacggttttacatgtccgtttacaaccctgggatttgtccctagaattatttggaagggtcatgaacaataatgttgagctctgctctgattggctgtttcacagCGCAGATCTCTTCTGTCCAGCGTGAACGATGGCGAGATTAGGCATCCAACCTGATATGTTTGAGCCTGTATCAGACGAAGATAAAGATTTGGAAAGAATGTTTAGCGTCCGCGTGAACGAGTCTTGAGAGAGTTGTCAGTGAAGATGTGGACACAGCCTCTGTGTTGCTTTTATACGCGTTTTCTCTCAATAAGAATTGAATCTCGAGATCCAATGAGAATCACCCAGTTGTCaatgaagagggagggactatcgttaattagctggaatctgtagaatacaaaaagaccaAAGGGCAATAGCTTCactttgtgtttagctgttgaacAATGGCTGGAAGTTGGTGTTTGGCTCAGATTTTGGTggtctgtgctttctgtcatgctgtcCCACAGTGGAGTCAATCGCTTCAGAATGCTCAAGCTCTGATGATCCAGCAAactgaccagcagtttcagctccagaagccagttcaacagctaactaaccagcagtttccacctcagaaaccagttcaacagctaactaaccagcagtttctgtttcagaagccagttccacaacaacctaagccgcagtttccgtttcagaagccagttccacaacaacctaagccgcagtttccgtttcagaagccagttccacaacaacctaagccgcagtttccgcttcagaagccagttccacaacaacctaagccgcagtttccgcttcagaagccagttccacaacaacctaagccgcagtttccgcttcagaagccagttccacaacaacctaagccgcagttccctcttcagaagccagttccacaacaacctaagccgcagtttccgcttcagaagccagttcaacttgataaatgtgctgtagctgattctgagcagatccaatgcggtctacctgggatcagtggtgctgcgtgtgaagctatcaactgctgctttaacggacagcagtgtttctatgggAGGGCAGGTAAGCGTTCTCCATCTTATTCTGTTCGTGTTAAACCGTTTCTCTGAATTTAACCTGCTCTTGTTCTAGTGACtgtccagtgtattagagatggtcagtttgtggtagtggtgtctcGAGACGTTACCttgcctcgactgagtctggattcGGTTCAACTACTGGGTGGAAACGACCCaccttgtgctcctgtggggtctacaccttcctttgctatataccagttccctgtgaccgcatgtggcacgagcgtgatggttagcagctgctactggttttattctgcatcGCTTGGACTGGATGCTGACACCGTTTCTATTGACAGGAGGACGGTggatatgtggtgtatgaaaaccgaatgacctcatcgtatgaagtggggattggaccatatggttccatcacaagggacagtcattttgagtaggtgatccaTGACTTGGTGTGACCACTAatccctgataaatgctacaagctcgctgtgtgtcgtccaggtttctcttccagtgtagatattcgggaacttctgtggaagctctggttgtggaggtcaactccgttcctccacctccaccagtagccgctcctggacctctcagggtggagctcagactggccaatggccaatgtgtcaccaaaggctgtgctgaaggtaaggtcttgtcctgtgtctgcctaaagcctttcaaactggagtccggttaaaccccagtgttgttcctcaggggatgaggcctacacgtcctactacagtgacgctgattatcccatcacaaaagtcctgcgagagcctgtgtatgttgaggtgcacattatggagaggactgaccccaacattgtcctgatgctgggacgttgttggactacttcaacccccagtccactcagtctcccccagtgggaccttctgatcgacGGGTGAGTGTACAGCCAATCTTCATCCTTttagtctgctgggagaccctttcTAACCTTCTCCTTTGtcttcagatgcccttaccaggacgaccgctatctgaccacactggttccagtgactggatcgtctggtcttcagttcccaacccactacaagcgctttgttgtgaagatgttcacatttgtagatccagcctcactggctgctctgcaggaaaccgtatgcccccctttacttgaacatttgtgtatttactacttgtggattctatgacttgagcctctttcttccctgtcaggtcttcatccactgcagtacagaggtgtgccatccatcatctggctcttgtgagcaaagctgcaccaggaaacgtgagttcttgCTTTCTCTCGACAAGAGGAACTGAGCATTTTAGAAGTGCGTTCTCACTTCTAACACctctctttcaggaagagacacccgtatcaaggctgtctctggggagcagactgtggtttctagtggagaagttactctggtcatgtaaatctagtgtttttaataaaccctGCAGAACCCCGAGGTATCTCTTTGTCTATTGTTTTGGTTCGACAGAATCCGGGATTACGTGCCTCTTCCCAGTTGTTTTTTCCTCGCACCATTAAACCAAGGCATTCCTTTCTCCATCCTCCAGTTGTTAACCTGGGGCAGCACAAGGTTCCCCTATTTTAATTTGTCTTCCAAACGGTAGTTTGGCTCCCGATATTCACaatataaagttatgtggattacttgcggcttttgttttaaatCCAGCTCAAGTTTTAAATGGAAATCAATTCTCGACTGTCTTGAAGCAAACACGAAACCGTTTCAATTGTCCTCAACTCAAAGTAATGCTATTAAAGGGATCctcctccccaaaatgaaaatggtgtcactaatcacttacccccgtgtcgttccaaacctgtagaaacttcattcgtctttggaacacaattgaaccccttacttgtcaccccccccattttcagcatggagacacGAATGACATGcccaaaattaaaaggttgctgctaaggagtctttcttactagatacataatcaacatcgGTTCACACAGCTGACacctcaaagtttactgttcaggaatcagaattacttAGACGGTTATAATAGAGATGTATGTAAGCTCAAACAtgtcagtaaaaatattaaaaacctatttaaaagtgatgtaggatatgattttagatacataatgaagctaaagccacaagtctactaatacttcattttgacatttcagaatataatctcacaaagtgtgaattttatgaaaccttttctaagaccgtgtcatgtgtgtttttagagaaggctagtAAAATTGATTTATGACTCCTGGAATGCAATTATCTCTTGTTTGGACCGgcaaaactgccccattcatgattctattgttgttacaaaacgagcctttcacacatgggccaggtatgacacaaaatcctgattcttcatttatcattattccagtatacatttaccccactattatcaaaagccttactataaaattacaacaaaacattttcttacaacctttgacaaaatgattacaaaatgcattatgaagaagaactgcacctgctatgtagctgcattagagctaacgttagcatcaagctacataagaCTATTCATGAAAATTAACCGATTGTTTGTAATAACCTCCTTTTGCGATCACATGTGGAATTTTACtgctgtaaaaatatgctatttatagccttttacgtcgctgcacaagttagcatttcagatgtacatttatgTTATAAAAACGCCCAAAATCACATACCATTAACTAACGTAATCGTGTGTTAATTATTTGGATGTTTCATGGGtacagaggtttctctgtgttgttgtggtcagatatcaacacagatgtgtacaggaaatgcatcatgggtagGATGGGGCGGGATATGATGCACAgttatgatggacaagacacgGGCGAATCCGGTCTCTGTCAGCAGAGAGGTTTgacgtgctgtgaaagtaaaacaatcTGGGGCCGGTGACTATCCttgacagcaaaggggttaaagatattttggatgaaaaccgggaggcctgtgacCATCCCATATACtgccaaggtccagaaaagcaccatcggaattacccatctgccatcagtggatgaACCGTAACGTTAGGAAGCGAGGAGAACATatgcttgtggcgcggctgacacagaagaacgtacacagtctgactactccgaggatgcttttctggaccttgacagtgcatttTACTTGGCAGCCTGTGGGCCaaatcacaagcctcctggttttcatccaaaataagtggggttccgaagatgaacgaagctcttatgggttcggaacgacttgggggcaagtgatgacgatcttcattttggggtggagtatccctttagtaTTGAAACCGCCCAAGATGTTGCACAAGTGACAAACCAAAAAAGGTCATTCACTGGGAGTCAATTCGTCAATGATTTTTCAGAATTCTAACTGACCTGCTACTGCACAAAAAACCCCTTACGTCAGTACAGGTTCGGCACACCAAATACTAAACTTAAGCGATGCCTGCCGTTTTCCTAAAATGTAAAGCCTATAAATAACCCATCTGAAGGTGGAAAACGTGGTGCCAGTGTTGATACTGGGAGTGCGCTTCtattgtacatggatttaaaaagcATGAGAGATGTCAACAAAGAGCATTAGGAAACAAATTTAACTGATCAAACCTATTTGGGGGATGCAAGGGGGaaattaaactgctcatttgAAGTTACCAACACGAAGAAAATCAAGTTCACTGCATAAGATGCACGCAAAAATCTGCAGTGCTTCAAGGAAGTGGACGTTCACGCAGAACTCTTTTGGCACAAGTGCCAATTAACAGAATTCCCTTTACAGCATCATGGGCAATGTATTCCACCTTTACAGTACTCCTAAAAAAGGGAGCTCACAGCAGGTCCCTTTAAAAGGTTTATTAACTTCCCTAACGAGAAAAGGGAGCCTTTCCTTCTGGCAAGAGAATAGGTACAGTAGGACTACCCACTTCCTCGCACAAAATCAATTGGTTAAACTAGACAAGAAAAACAGAAACGAGAATAAGTTTGCTCCCCCACATTTATTGAAGACCAGCTAAAGTCTTCTTGTGCTCTTGAACCACTACAGGACCGAGCGAGGCCTTCCCTTCCCACCGAAGGCCTAGAAAAAGCAGACACCAAAGTTAAGTGCTTGAAGGGTCAAAAACCAAGCTTAAAAGCACCTTCCTACCTCCAAAAGGAGAAGCAgcagttccaccatcaggaccacatgttgagtcacagcaaccacaaacctggttgttcccatcagcagcaagccacctgcaatacgaaaaatcagacatggcacctttaatgtattcgtaagtggcatgaacatacccattggcaaaggaacaggatttgtggagcgcgtcactaggtgcagaagcaagagtggccttcagaacacacgtcatgtagatctgcaagagacaccacgggtaaggggacacaaaccaaagcaaatgggagaggtcattctccaacactcataatacatacagaaggactggatcccccctggaacatgaaggcctccagctggaaccggattttgtcttcctgggatcgaggcatgaagcgcgagctggaagcggtgaccttggcatccacaaGACATCTAAGGAGTAAAAAGTAGTTGTCAGGGACAAAGCGGTTACAAGGAGCAAACTCGAGAACAAGTCAACTCTGCAGCATCTGGTGACATGAACACacccatgattctcaatgaacaaatatctcggaagggcgttcacatcaggtacttgggtggccacacagctgtccacaaacacacgcagagggacgtggttgtataccttcacagatgcctcaacattaataacgtcacccaggaagtaagagtttgaaggcctctcataggaccagtcatctgcaagagggaAGAACTGCTTAGGCACAGCCTCGTTCAGAAGGCAGAAGGTCTAGAGAAACTGCACAAACCAGTCATGAGCTTCAGGGAGAACACCAAGACTTCTTCACCAGCCTCCGTTGAGGCATAAGGGACCCAAGTTGGCTTCAAGGCACTACTGCTGACATTTTGAAACCTGCAGTTCAAGAAGTGACCAATTAAATGGGCTTCCAGTTCCACCACTGCAAGCAATGCCACAAGTCACAAAAGGTCGCTTACCTTTGATAGTGGCATTGAACTCCAATAACTGCACCACCTGCACGGGTAATCGGAGTGCCAGCAAACGCCTCAGGAGTGTAGGTAAGGGcaaaggtgtagacaagctcatccTTGGTCATCTATAGGAGACTGACGTTGTTACCAAGAGGGTTCTCCGAAAAAGAGAACCCATTCCAAAAGGCATCTTAGCAAGTCATGCCATAACACTTGGTTACCCGAGTAAGCAGTTATTAAGAGTCTTTCCCACTATAAGAGAACCGTCCCATGGATGGTTCCCTGAATCTAGAACGTCGATACCAAAACAAGGGCCCCATTTTTAGTAGGGTTCAATAAATCTACTAGCTCTTACCATCAAGACACTGTTGCAGTCCTGCAGTTCATTCTCAAAGAAGAGCACCTTAGAGCCTGGGACCAAACCGACAACAGGACATCCTCCCAGAGTCAgaccagatggctggatcagttcaccattgctaaacaagtcctgctgtacctccacatgaatccggttctcaccgcattgaatagctacactactgggggtcacaggttgcctcaaatggaaatccaccgccatctcactcggcacttctggaacaatgggaaacctccagtccaaaggcttcactggaccctgcaacacctgcttctcctgaagaccaagaggctcTTGTGCAAATCCTCTGTAGTCGAGACTCTGAAACAGAGAGGCCTTCTGCAAAGTGTTCCCGAGCACTTGAGAAGAAACAGGCACTCTGGAAGCTGGATATGATTGATGCTTCTTGCTTTTTGGACTTTGACTGGAACTCAAACTTCCAATAGCATTCTTCagatcaaacaccacaagcacaaccagcactaacagacattgcaaaagacccatcctgacaaacgttaacacaatacccaccagtgctcgtctttgccattaagtacagctttgaatttaagcggctcctcccctttcagcttgattgattacctttggacctccaaaggtctctgggcctgtaattaacaaatgagaacgttctggaatgtcactagccaatggaaggcttgataaggatctgagattttcatctacacttattcacaattttacaattaaagtttgaaaGTGTGTTTATGATAGACaaagaatgtcattaaaaaagcgcctgatatgactcaaataatagagaatattcataaaaatctctctctctcttttttaaagagtttttagtttattattggaaaagatttggaaaaatgtagaattacatcacttgctccccagtgaatgggtggcatcaaaacgaaagtccaaagagctattataaatatcaaaataatccacaagtaattcacatcaattacggtcttgtgaagggaaaggttgtctgtttataagaaacaaatccatcgttgagaaattcaaatgatTGCTTCCGGCCAAAATATGATCTCATAATCCCaactaaaggtgccatagaatgcattgatacaatattttaaattagatctacataaaaaggtacgtggcttgggtatgggcaaaaattctctggaacggttttacatgtccgtttacaaccctgggatttgtccctagaattatttggaagggtcatgaacaataatgttgagctctgctctgattggctgtttcacagCGCAGATCTCTTCTGTCCAGCGTGAACGATGGCGAGATTAGGCATCCAACCTGATATGTTTGAGCCTGTATCAGACGAAGATAAAGATTTGGAAAGAATGTTTAGCGTCCGCGTGAACGAGTCTTGAGAGAGTTGTCAGTGAAGATGTGGACACAGCCTCTGTGTTGCTTTTATACGCGTTTTCTCTCAATAAGAATTGAATCTCGAGATCCAATGAGAATCACCCAGTTGTCaatgaagagggagggactatcgttaattagctggaacctgtagaatacaaaaagaccaAAGGGCAATAGCTTCactttgtgtttagctgttgaacAATGGCTGGAAGTTGGTGTTTGGCTCAGATTTTGGTggtctgtgctttctgtcatgctgtcCCACAGTGGAGTCAATCGCTTCAGAATGCTCAAGCTCTGATGATCCAGCAAactgaccagcagtttcagctccagaagccagttcaacagctaactaaccagcagtttccacctcagaaaccagttcaacagctaactaaccagcagtttctgtttcagaagccagttccacaacaacctaagccgcagtttccgtttcagaagccagttccacaacaacctaagccgcagtttccgtttcagaagccagttccacaacaacctaagccgcagtttccgtttcagaagccagttccacaacaacctaagccgcagtttccgcttcagaagccagttccacaacaacctaagccgcagtttccgcttcagaagccagttccacaacaacctaagcagCAGTTCcctcttcagaagccagttccacaacaacctaagccgcagtttccgcttcagaagccagttcaacttgataaatgtgctgtagctgattctgagcagatccaatgcggtctacctgggatcagtggtgctgcgtgtgaagctatcaactgctgctttaacggacagcagtgtttctatgggAGGGCAGGTAAGCGTTCTCCATCTTATTCTGTTCGTGTTAAACCGTTTCTCTGAATTTAACCTGCTCTTGTTCTAGTGACtgtccagtgtattagagatggtcagtttgtggtagtggtgtctcGAGACGTTACCttgcctcgactgagtctggattcGGTTCAACTACTGGGTGGAAACGACCCaccttgtgctcctgtggggtctacaccttcctttgctatataccagttccctgt from Carassius gibelio isolate Cgi1373 ecotype wild population from Czech Republic chromosome A22, carGib1.2-hapl.c, whole genome shotgun sequence encodes the following:
- the LOC127942518 gene encoding zona pellucida sperm-binding protein 3-like; this translates as MGLLQCLLVLVVLVVFDLKNAIGSLSSSQSPKSKKHQSYPASRVPVSSQVLGNTLQKASLFQSLDYRGFAQEPLGLQEKQVLQGPVKPLDWRFPIVPEVPSEMAVDFHLRQPVTPSSVAIQCGENRIHVEVQQDLFSNGELIQPSGLTLGGCPVVGLVPGSKVLFFENELQDCNSVLMMTKDELVYTFALTYTPEAFAGTPITRAGGAVIGVQCHYQRFQNVSSSALKPTWVPYASTEAGEEVLVFSLKLMTDDWSYERPSNSYFLGDVINVEASVKVYNHVPLRVFVDSCVATQVPDVNALPRYLFIENHGCLVDAKVTASSSRFMPRSQEDKIRFQLEAFMFQGGSSPSIYMTCVLKATLASAPSDALHKSCSFANGWLAADGNNQVCGCCDSTCGPDGGTAASPFGGLRWEGKASLGPVVVQEHKKTLAGLQ